The window AGACCGGAGAATGACCTATACGGCAGTGAATGCCATTGTGACCGATCATTATGAGGCAGTGATGAAAGAATATGAGGAATTTATTCCCATGTTTGAGCAGATGAAGGAACTGGCCGGTATTCTGCGGGAAAAGAGGAAAAAGAGAGGTTCCATTGATTTTGACTTCCCGGAGACAAAGGTGATTCTTGATGAGCGGGGAAAGCCATTGGAGATTAAGCCTTATGAAAGAAATGCAGCGACTAAAATCATCGAGGATTTTATGCTCATGGCAAATGAAACAGTTGCAGAGGATTATTTCTGGCAGGAGATCCCTTTTCTTTACCGGACCCATGACAACCCGGATCCGGAAAAGATGAAGAGTCTTGCCACGCTGATCAACAATTTTGGATATTCCATCCGTTTCCACAATGGAGAAGTTTATCCCAAGGAAGTCCAGAAGCTCCTAGCCAATGCGGAGGATACGCCGGAGGAAGCCCTGATCAGCCGTCTGGCCCTGCGTTCCATGAAGCAGGCCAAATATACGGTGGCAAATACCGGCCATTTTGGTCTGGCTGCCAAATATTATACTCACTTTACTTCGCCCATCAGAAGGTATCCGGACTTGCAGATCCACCGGATTATAAAAGAGAACTTAAGGGCAGGTTTAACGGAAAAGAGGATCAGCCATTACGATAAGATACTTCAGCAGGTGTCTGTCCAGTCCTCTGTCACAGAGCGGAGAGCCGATGAAGCGGAGCGGGAGACCATTAAGCTTAAAAAGTGTGAATATATGGAAAGGCATATTGGAGAAGAGTTTGACGGAGTGATCTCTGGAGTGACAAACTGGGGGCTTTATGTGGAACTTCCCAATACTGTGGAAGGATTGATTCATGTGAATCAGCTTCAGGATGATTATTATCGTTTTGATGAAGAGCATTATGAGCTGGTAGGTGAAATGACCAGGAAAACCTATAAACTTGGTCAGCCTATCCGGGTTATAGTGGCGGGTACGGATAAGCTTTTGCGTACCATCGACTTTATTCCGGCGAAGGATTTTGAAGAGGAATAACAGGAGGATTGTAAAATGGGGAAAGAAAGTTTCAAATTAATTGCCAACAACAAAAAGGCATATCACGATTATTTTATTGATGAAAAATATGAGGCCGGCATTGAACTGGCCGGAACGGAAGTAAAATCCATCCGCATGGGCAAATGCAGTGTTAAGGAATCCTTTGTCAGGATCGACAAAGGAGAAGTTTATGTCTGTGGAATGAATATCAGCCCATATGAAAAAGGGAATATCTTTAACAAAGACCCTTTAAGGGTCAGAAAGCTGCTGCTTCACAAGGCCGAGATCGGAAAACTGGATGCAAAGATTGCTCAGAAGGGGTATACCCTGGTTCCGCTTCAGGTATATTTTAAGGGAAGCCTGGTAAAGGTGGAAATTGGCCTTGCCAGAGGTAAAAAACTATATGATAAGAGAGAAGACATTGCTAAAAAGGATCAAAAAAGGGAATTGGAAAGAGACTTTAAGGTGAGGAATCTTTAGCTGGGAGACACTTTAAGCCTCCTAAATCTGTACAGAAGACTGTTTTAATGCTAAAATAGCCTTATTAAAAGATGGAGGAAAAGCGGATGGCATTATATGATTATGTGGGGGCATTAAGGCGGGGCCGCAGACAATATCAGGCTTCCGTATCAAAGGGAGAATATCCGTATCTGCCGGTCCTTGATGAAATACTGTCCTATACGGATATTGTTTCTGAAGTGAGCTTGGGGATCATGGATATTCCTCTGGAAAAGGTGGTAGGTACAAAAACAGAGGGACGCACCAGCGCCTTTGCCAGTAATTTTATGCCCCTTTTGTCGGAAAAATCGGAATTTGGAGCGAAATGGGCATATTTGTATGACCGTCAGATTGAAGAGGGAATCCATGATCCAATTGTAGCCTATGAATTTATGAACCAGTATTACGTTCAGGAAGGCAATAAAAGGGTCAGTGTTTTAAAATATGTAGGTGCTTTCAGCATTTCAGCCTCTGTCACCCGCCTGATTCCAAAACGGAACGATAATCTGGACAACAGGCTTTACTACGAATTTCTGGATTTCTATCAGGTATCCTTTAACTGCGACGTGTGGTTCAGCAAAGAAGGAAGCTATGATAAACTGATCAAAGCCATGAATAAGAATACGGGAGAGCTTTGGAGTGAGGATGACAGAATCGTTTTTAAATCCGCCTATGACCGTTTTTCCAAAGCATTTCATGCCTTTGGCGGTGATGATTATGATATGACATGTTCCGATGCTTTTCTCATCTATGTGGAGTTGTTGGGATATGATGAGGTAAAGGACAGGATCGAGGGACAAATAAAAAAAGATCTGGTCAAGATAAAGGATGAACTTCTTCTGGCTTCCAGAGGCAATAAGATTGCTTTGGTGGAACAGCCGGATGAAATCGAAGAAGCATCAGATAGCAGTCCTCTTAAGCTCATCAACTGGCTGCGCCCGTTCCAGACCATTGAACCTCATATGCTGAAGATCGCTTTTATCCATGCAAAAACAGCGGAAACTTCAAGCTGGACATATGGCCATGAGCTGGGCCGGATGCATCTGGAGCAGGCTTTTGACGGCGCCATACAGACCACAGCCTTTTTTAACGCAGATTCCGAACCTGAGATCGCAGGCGCCATTGAAATGGCTATTGCTGCCAGGTGCAACGTGATATTCACCACTGCCTCCCAGATGATTAATTTAAGTGTGAAAACCGCAATCGATCATCCGGAGGTAACGGTTTTCAACTGTTCCGTTAATATGTCCTATTCTTCCATCTGCACTTACTATGGAAGGATGTATGAATCGAAATTTCTCATGGGCGCACTGGCGGCTTCCATGTCCCAGGATGAGAAGATCGGATATATTGCTGATTATCCCATTTACGGCAACATCGCAAACATCAATGCATTTGCCCTGGGAGCAAGGATGATCAATCCATATGCCAAGGTGTACTTAGAATGGTCAAGGGTGAGAGACAGGGAGCCCCAGGCAGAGTTTGGAAAAGAGGGAATCACCTTTATTTCAGGGGATGATATGATAACTCCCCAGACACCCTCCAGGGAATATGGGCTTTACCAGAAGAATCCGGATGGACGACTTAAAAACCTGGCCACACCCATCTGGCATTGGGGCAAATTCTATGAAAGAATTGTCAACATCATATGCCGTGGGGATTTTGACCGGAAGGAAATGAAGGGAAAGCAGGCAATAAATTACTGGTGGGGAATGTCGGCAGACGTGATCGATGTCATCTGCTCCAAAAATCTGCCTCACGGTACCAGCCGGCTGATCGCATTTTTAAGAAATTCCATACGGGCAGGAAGCTTCCAGCCTTTTGAAGGAATCATTTATTCTCAGGATGGGAAGATCCAGTGTAAGGAAAACGCTAGTCTTACTCCTGAGGAAATAACCACCATGAACTGGCTGACAGAAAATGTGGTTGGACAGATTCCGGCATTTGACGAGCTTACGGAGGAAGCTCGGTCTCTGGTACGTCTCCAGGGACAGACAATATACGAAAATACGGATATGGAGGAACAGCGTGAAGATCCTGGTACTGTCTGATCATGAGTCAAAATCACTCTATGAATATTATTCGCCGGAAAAATTGAAGGACATTGATTTGATCATTTCCTGCGGTGATTTAAGGGCGAATTACCTTACATTTTTTGCTACATTTTCCCATGCCCCGGTCTTTTATGTCAGGGGAAACCATGATGGAAGGTATGAGGAGTGTCCTCCTGAGGGCTGTACCTGCATTGAGGATGATATTGTGACCTTTCAAGGAATCCGGATAATGGGGCTGGGCGGTTCCATGCAATACATTCCCGGCTCGCCAAACCAGTACACGGAACGGGGGATGGAACGGAGGATCAAAAAACTGTGGTGGAAGCTTAAGAAAAACAAAGGCTTTGATATTTTGGTCACCCATGCCCCGGCATATCAGCTCAACGATCTGCCGGACCTGCCTCATCAGGGATTTTCCTGTTTTAAGACATTAATGGACAAGTATTGTCCCAAATACTTTCTTCATGGACACGTCCATGCCAATTATGGTAAGTGCTTTAAGAGAGAAGACCAGTATGGCTGTACAACAGTTGTCAATGCATATGAATATTATATTATCGAGTACCCGGAAAATCTGTAACATTTTAAACCAGCGGTTACATATGATATAAGAGAAGCCTGATGGATAAAACCTCAATCGGAGTATCGACAATCTGGCTCTATTTTTATAAGATGTAGAGACACTCTTTGCACTGCATAAATCTACAGTACAAACTGAACAGGCGATAGCTATTATAAGCTATAGGGCCGGGTTGCCAAGTGCGACAACGGATGACTTTCATGCATCTGTGGGACAGTAGTTTACTCGTATTGTTCCACAGGTGCATTTTTTGTGTTACGAAATATGAAAATAAACAGATTGGGGACTTAATGCAGGTGCCATAAGGCTATCTTATTCAATGGGGGTAACTGTTATGGAACGGATTTTTAAAAGGAAAAGGGAAAGAGATCCGAGAGGCATTGCCATGCACGTATCAATGGTCACCATTGTGATCAATCTGTTTCTTTCGGTGTTTAAGCTGGCGGCCGGCATCCTGGCCAACTCCGGAGCTATGATTTCCGATGGGGTACATTCGGCATCCGATGTATTAAGCACAATTGTGGTCATCATAGGGGTAAACATAGCCGGTAAAAAGTCAGATAAGGAGCATCCATACGGCCATGACCGTATGGAATGTGTGGCGGCCATTATCCTGTCAGCTATGCTCATGGCTACGGGAATGGTTATTGGAATAAGCGGAGTGAAGAAGATCGCGGCGGGAAATGGGGAAGAAGCCGTTATTCCGGGACTGTTGGCATTGTTTGCCGCAGTTATGTCCATAGCTGTAAAGGAATGGATGTACTGGTACACAAGGGCGGCGGCAAAGAAGATACATTCAGGCGCAGTCATGGCGGATGCCTGGCATCACCGCTCCGACGCTCTGTCTTCCGTGGGAGCCATGATCGGCATTGCCGGAGCAAGACTAGGCTATCCGGTTCTGGACTCTTTGGCCAGTGGGGTCATCTGTATTTTTATCGGCAAGGCAGCCATCGATGTTTTTCGGGATGCAATGGATAAGATGGTGGATAAAGCCTGCGATGATGAAACGGTCCAGAAAATGAAGGAATCTGCCATGGCGGTCATGGGAGTGAAGCAGATTGATGATATCAGGACCAGGATGTTCGGCGCTAAAGTGTATGTGGACATTGAGATCGCTGCCGAGGGGAACCTGGTTCTTGTGGAATCCCATGAAATCGCAGAGAACGTCCATCTGTCCATTGAGAAGCATTTTCCCGATGTAAAGCACTGCATGGTACATGTGAATCCATTACCTGAAACTGAAATTCAGCAAAATGATCAAAGGTGCTTGTAGGTTTTCCCTCCTGTGATATAATAATAAGAAGATTTTACGTTTGACAGGAGGCAGATAAAATGAAAGAAACCATTAAAAATCTGGTGGAGAGGAGGAGTGTGCGCAGCTACTCCTCAAAACAAATAACAAA of the Lacrimispora indolis DSM 755 genome contains:
- a CDS encoding cation diffusion facilitator family transporter, whose amino-acid sequence is MERIFKRKRERDPRGIAMHVSMVTIVINLFLSVFKLAAGILANSGAMISDGVHSASDVLSTIVVIIGVNIAGKKSDKEHPYGHDRMECVAAIILSAMLMATGMVIGISGVKKIAAGNGEEAVIPGLLALFAAVMSIAVKEWMYWYTRAAAKKIHSGAVMADAWHHRSDALSSVGAMIGIAGARLGYPVLDSLASGVICIFIGKAAIDVFRDAMDKMVDKACDDETVQKMKESAMAVMGVKQIDDIRTRMFGAKVYVDIEIAAEGNLVLVESHEIAENVHLSIEKHFPDVKHCMVHVNPLPETEIQQNDQRCL
- a CDS encoding metallophosphoesterase family protein, which encodes MKILVLSDHESKSLYEYYSPEKLKDIDLIISCGDLRANYLTFFATFSHAPVFYVRGNHDGRYEECPPEGCTCIEDDIVTFQGIRIMGLGGSMQYIPGSPNQYTERGMERRIKKLWWKLKKNKGFDILVTHAPAYQLNDLPDLPHQGFSCFKTLMDKYCPKYFLHGHVHANYGKCFKREDQYGCTTVVNAYEYYIIEYPENL
- a CDS encoding BMP family ABC transporter substrate-binding protein, with the protein product MALYDYVGALRRGRRQYQASVSKGEYPYLPVLDEILSYTDIVSEVSLGIMDIPLEKVVGTKTEGRTSAFASNFMPLLSEKSEFGAKWAYLYDRQIEEGIHDPIVAYEFMNQYYVQEGNKRVSVLKYVGAFSISASVTRLIPKRNDNLDNRLYYEFLDFYQVSFNCDVWFSKEGSYDKLIKAMNKNTGELWSEDDRIVFKSAYDRFSKAFHAFGGDDYDMTCSDAFLIYVELLGYDEVKDRIEGQIKKDLVKIKDELLLASRGNKIALVEQPDEIEEASDSSPLKLINWLRPFQTIEPHMLKIAFIHAKTAETSSWTYGHELGRMHLEQAFDGAIQTTAFFNADSEPEIAGAIEMAIAARCNVIFTTASQMINLSVKTAIDHPEVTVFNCSVNMSYSSICTYYGRMYESKFLMGALAASMSQDEKIGYIADYPIYGNIANINAFALGARMINPYAKVYLEWSRVRDREPQAEFGKEGITFISGDDMITPQTPSREYGLYQKNPDGRLKNLATPIWHWGKFYERIVNIICRGDFDRKEMKGKQAINYWWGMSADVIDVICSKNLPHGTSRLIAFLRNSIRAGSFQPFEGIIYSQDGKIQCKENASLTPEEITTMNWLTENVVGQIPAFDELTEEARSLVRLQGQTIYENTDMEEQREDPGTV
- the smpB gene encoding SsrA-binding protein SmpB translates to MGKESFKLIANNKKAYHDYFIDEKYEAGIELAGTEVKSIRMGKCSVKESFVRIDKGEVYVCGMNISPYEKGNIFNKDPLRVRKLLLHKAEIGKLDAKIAQKGYTLVPLQVYFKGSLVKVEIGLARGKKLYDKREDIAKKDQKRELERDFKVRNL